In Bifidobacteriaceae bacterium, the genomic window ACCGCGAACTGTTCCAGGCGGACCCGGATTCGATCGAAGCCCGGACGCCGCCGCTGCTGATCGACGAATGGCAGCGCCAGCCGGAAGTTTGGGACCGTGTGCGCCAATCGGTGGACGCGGGGGTGGCGGACGGCCAGTACATCATCGCGGGCAGCGCGTCGCCGCCGCGCGGCACGCAGGTCCACTCCGGGGCGGGCCGGATCGTCAGCTTCATGATGCGGCCCCTGGCCCTGGCCGAACGCGGACTGGGGGAGACCACGGTGTCGCTGGGGGACATGCTGCGGGGCGAGGCGAAGGCGACCGGGCGGACCAAGCTGAAGCTGGCGGAGTATGTGGACGAGATCACGGCTTCCGGCTTTCCGGCCATCCGGCCGCAGCCGGAGAGGATTCGGGGGCGGCTGCTTGACTCGTACATCTCCAACGTGGTGCAGCGCGAGTTCCCGGAGCAGGGATATCCCGTGCGCAAACCGAACGCTTTGCTGCAGTGGATGGCGGCCTACGCCGCCGCGACGGCGAACACGACCAGCTACAACCGCATTTTGGACGCGGCCATGCCGGGGGTCAGCGACAAGCCGTCCAAACCGGCGGCGATCGCGTACCGGCAGGTGCTGAGCCGGCTGTGGCTGTTGGACCCGGTCGAGGCGTGGTCCCCCACGGAGGCCCGAATCGAACGGCTGACCTGGGCGCCCAAACACTACCTGGCGGATCCGGCGCTGGCCGCCCGGCTGCTGAAGGTGGACGCGGGGGCGCTGCTGCGCGGGAGCCAGGGCACCCGCTCGCACCTGCGGGACGGGAACCTGCTGGGCTCCTTGTTCGAGCACCTGGTCGCCATGAGCGTCAAGACCTACGCCCAGGCGGTCGATTCGGAGGTGCGGCATCTGCGCACGCATGGCGGCCAGCACGAGGTCGACTTGGTGGTGGAGAACTCCGCCGGCCGCGTGGTCGCGTTGGACGTGAAGCTGACGGCGACCCCGGTGGCCGATGACGTCAAGCAGCTTTTGTGGCTCCGCGACCGCCTGGGCGCCAACTTCGCGGACGGCGCGGTCATCACCTGCGGCTCGCAGGCGTACCGCCGCAAGGACGGGATAGCGGTCATCCCGGCTGCCCTGCTGGGCCCCTGACCCGTCGGCGCGCGGGCTGCGGGCGGCCGGGTCGCCTGGTCCGGCTGGCGCCCGCCCGCGATGGTGATGTTGGTCACACGACCCTTGCCCATTCGGCTTTCCGGGAGCCCGGGCCCGCGTCTCTCGCTGGCCGTTTCCGCAGGTCATAAGCATGCACACGGCATCGGGGACGATTCTTGGGCTGCCCGGCCGGGGTCCTGGCGCGGTTTGACGGCGTGGGGCGCACAGCACAAAATGGAGACAGCGGTCAAGGACTGACTGCGGGGATCAAGAAGTGAGCGCCGTGCGATGCGTGTCAACGGGTTGGTTTTAGCCGCCGTCTTGGCGGTCGCGGCCGGCGCGTGTTCCAATGGGGGCGCCGAGCCGGTTCAAGGGCTGGATTTCGAGGCGCTGAGAGGCGAGACGACCGATTTCCAAAGGGAGATTCTCGCCGATGGCAAGGTGGGACCGGACGAATATGAGCGGGCCGTTTTCGCGCAGTGGGAATGCGTGAAAGGCGCCGGGTTCAGCCCGGACCAGCCGGAATGGTCGAAAGGCCAGTTCGGCTTTGGAAATGAAATGACCGCCGCCGATGACGCGCAAATGGACGAGTTGTTGGCCAAGTATGACGCCGAATACGAGCGCTGCGATCACGAGTTCGCCTCCGAGGTCGGCCTGGTGTGGGTGGCCCAGTTGGCCATGTCTCCGGCGGAACGCGACAGAGCGCGGGCGGATGTGATCGCCTGCCTTCAGTCGGCTGGGATCGAAGTGCCCGCAAAAGCGGACGACGACCAGATTTTCGCCGCCATGACCTCGGAGACGGTCGACCAGTGGGGCGATTGTGTCGACCAATTCCCGGGCTATTTCACCGTGATGCCCCCAGATGGGTGACTTGGACGTGTCCACCAGGCGCCCCCGCCGGGCGAGTGTCCGGCTGTCCGACGCGGTGGCGGCGTTGACGTTGTTGGCGCTCGCAGCGGCGCCGGCCGGGGCGGCCGTGTGGATCGCCAACGTTGAGGATCCGCTGAGTCAGGCGGCGGCTGCCGTCGAGCCGGTGTACGGGCTCCCGCAGGCGGCCACGCTTTCGGGGTCTTTCGAGGCCGTCTTGTCCCTGGAATGGGCGCCGGGCCGCGACCTGGTCGCCCCCGCCTGGCAGGGGACCGTCACGGGGGTGGACGCGCGCCCCGGAGACGTGCTGGCGAACGGCCAGTCCTTGCTGCGGGTGGACGGCATAGCCCGCCTGGCGTTGGTCACCGACCAGCCCTTCTGGCGCTTCCTTGGGCCGGGCGACTTGGGAGCCGACGTGCTGATGCTCAACCAGGCGCTGGCGGCCCTGGGCCTTGGCGGCTCCGAGGGCGAGGATTGGACGGCGTCCACGAGCCGAGGAGTCCAGGACCTCCAATCCAAGCGATTGGGAATCGCAAAGCCAAACCTGGTGGACGGGTTCGACCCGGCATGGGTGATCTGGCTGCCGGAGGCTGACACGCGCCTTGGCGAAGTCGGCGTCACGGTCGGCTCGCCCGCCCCGGCGGCCGGAGAGCCGGTGGCGACCGGGCGCCAGTCGCTGACCGGCGCGGAACTGCGAGATCTCGAGGGCAACGTGCCCCCGCTCGATGACGAGCAGCCTTGGGTTTTCGAAACCTCGGCCCCGGAGGGAGCCTTCGACCTGGAGGGTTCCGCGCTGCCGCAGGACGTTCTAGTCCTGTTGCAGGAGCAAGTCGCGCCTGGCGCCGAGTCGGTTGCCGGAGTGGCCCGCTATAAGACCCCCAGGGAGGTGGTCAGCGTTCCGACCACCGCCGTGCTGGCACAGGGGGAAAGGACCTGCGTTTGGACCCAGCCGGGTTCCGGGCGCTCGGGCCGGCCGCGGGGCGTGCCTGTCGATGTCGTGTCCGGCAACGCGACGGCCACCTTCGTGGCCACACCCCTGGACCAGACAGTCGGGATCCTTGTCAATCCGGCGGCTCTGCCAGATTTGCCGCCATGCGCTTGACGATTGAGGACGTCACGCACCGCTACGGCCGGAAAGCCGACCGCGACGCGCTGGCATCGGTCAATCTGGCGTTGATGGACGGCACCGCCACCGCGATCATGGGCCCATCCGGTTCGGGCAAGTCAACCTTGCTTTCGGTGGCCGCCGGCCTGCTGGAGCCGTCCCACGGGACGGCTGTCTTGGCGACCGCCAGCGGCCGGTCCGCCTCGGGACACGCCCTGCGCGCCGAAACGGCCTGGGTTTTCCAGGCGATCCACATGCTCGCCAAGCGTTCGGCGGCGGACAACGTCATGTTGGGCTGCGTTCGCCAAACGACTTCAATCGCCCGGGCCCGCGAGCGGGCTCTGGCCGAAATCGCGAAGGTCGGCCTGGCGGGCAGGGCGGCGGCGCGGATCGAGGAACTGTCCGGCGGCGAGGTGCAGCGTGTCGCGGTGGCGCGGGCCTTCGCGCAGGACCGGCCGCTGATCATCGCCGACGAGCCCACCGCCCAGCTTGATCGGGGCAACACGGTCTTGGTCGCGGACGCCTTGAGGGCGGCCGCCAGGGGACGCGTCGTGTTGGTCGCCACACATGACGAATTCCTGGCTCGCCAACTCCACCGGATCGTCCGGCTGAGGGATGGCGCCGTGGCGGCAGACCAGGCCTGGGACGCGGGCGCGCCATGACCGTGGTGGTGCGCGAGGCGGTGGCGACCTGCCGGGCCCTGCTCGGCCGGTCCTTGCTGCTGGTGGCGACTGTCGTGGTCCTGGCCGGCGGGTCTTGCCTTCTGGACGGAACGGCCGCGGTGCGCTTCCACGAGCGGTACCGCCAGGCCGTCGAATCGGGCTCTGAAGTGCTCATCGTCAAAGACCCCGAAGGTGAGACGTTGTCGGCCGGCGTGTGCGAACTGATCGGCCGGGCCAAAGGGGTCAGAGCGGCCGGCGGCATTCGGTTTGGGAACGCGGTCCACGCCGCGCAGGCGCCCGGCGTGGCGATTCAGACCGCTTCCGCCTCGGCTGGCTACTTTCAGGTGGTGGCGCCCGCCTGGGCTTCCGGGGACGCCGGCCAGGTCGGGGTGCTGGTCGGCGCGGCGGTGGCTCGCGACGTCGGGCTTCGGCCGGGGCAGGACCTCGCCACGGTCGAAAACGAGTCGTTCACCGTGGGGCGGGTTGCCGACCTGTCGCCTCGCGCCCCGCAGCAGAACCGTTGGATCATCTGGACGGGCGTTCACGATCAGGTCGACCAATGCTGGATTGAGGCCGTGGTCGGGGCGAAGGATGACGTGGCCGCCCTGGCCCGGTCTTACTACCTGCCCGGAAACCCCAGAATCCAGGTCGCCTCGTCTGCGGCGCATGACGCGCGGGCGGCGCTCGCGGGTTGGGAGACCCGGCTTGACCGATTCGCTTGGGCCGCCGGCGCGGCCCTCGCGGCCGCGATGCTCGCGATCCTGTGGATCACCCGGCGCGGTGAACTCGCGTTGCGGCGCGTGCTCGGCTTTTCCCGGCTCGACGTCGCCCTGCAGTTGCTGGTCGAGACGTTGGTGGTCAGCGCGGTGGCTTTGGCCGTCGTCATTCCCTGGCTCGCGCTGTGGGCAACCCAAGCGGACCAACCCGCCTTGATCGGGTTTTACAGCGTTCGCGCGTTGATTCGGTTCTTCGGTCTTCTCTTTGCCGCGGCGGCTTGTCTGGCGGTGGTGTTCGGGGGAGGCGACCTGGCCAAACGGCTCCGCGACCGCTGACCGGCGCCACCATGCGCCCGGGGACGCCGCCGTGTGCCGCCGGGCGCCGAGTGGCCGTACGCGCACGTGGCGGCCGCACGGCATCGGCGATGCCGTGGGCGCCGGAACCCGGGCCGCGGCCGTCGCTACGTCCCCGGTTGGCGGCCTCACTCGTGAATTGCCCGTTCCGCCGAGAGGCGGTTCAGTTCGCGGGTGAGTTTGGCGCTGGCAATGCCGAGGGGGATCGCGCAGATGGCGGACAGGCCGTAGAGGATGCAGAGGAACCACAAGACCGCGCCGTGGGCAAAGGCCGCCAATTCGGTCAAGAGCCCCCGGAGCGCGTCCCACCAGGATCCGGGGTCGCTTTGGGTCGCCCAGTCCAGGGTCTCGGCGGCCAGTATGAGCGCCAGCGCGAGCAACTCCATGAGCGCCATCCTTTTCACGCTCTGGCGTATCCACGACCGGATTCGGCTGGTGTAGGCGATGCGCGAGTCCAGGTCGCTGTACAACTCGAAGGGGCCCAGGGCCGCGCGCCGCCTGACTACCAAGAACACGGATTGCTCGATGGCGACGATCTGGGCGCCCGACTCTGCGACGGTGGCCAGGTACTCCTGGGACTCGGGGGTGAAGTACGGGGTGGCGAGGATTTCGCAGCGCACAAGGTATTCGCCGGGCGGAGTTTGCTCGAAGCCGAAACGCAGCGGGCCGCCGCCTACCACGGCCCAGCCTTGGGCGGCCTGTTCGTTCAGCCACCGCTCCATCGGGTCGACCATCAACGACATGTAGAAGCGGCGCCTTGTCGCCTTCGGCAGTTCGGCCAAGTGCTTGTCGAAGACCAGGTCTCCCGCCACCTCGAAGGTTCCCGACCCCGTGAACACCCGTCGTTTCACGGGACCGCTCTTGGAGGCGTGACGCTTGATCGGATTCACTGGGGGTCTCCTTCCAAAATAGGTCTTCCAGAACGCGTGCGCCGTTGGCGGCCCGGCCAAACGGCCCCAAGGCCGCTGGCCCGCGGCGCCTGAACCGCCCGGGCTGCGGGCGGCCGGTGGCGCTGGTGGCCGCCGCACGGCATCGTGCGATGTGCGGCGGAAACGGGATGGGCGGAGACCGGGCCGGGGACGCCGGTCTGGCGGCAACCTCCGGCGGCCCTATTCATGGATCGTCCGTTCTGCGAACAGGCGGTCCAGTTCGCGGGTGAGTTTGACGCCGGCCACGCCGAGGAGCAGCGCGCAAACCGCGGCGAAGGCGCTGAGGGCGCCGAAGTACCACAGGAACACGCCGTGCCCAAAGGCCGCGAGTTCCCTCATGGCCTGCCACCAGGACGCCACCTCCTGGTGGACCGCCCAGTCCAACGCGGCGCAGGCGGGCAGGATCGCCAGCGCGAACAACTCCGCCAGCGCCGTCATTCGCAGGCGCTTGCGCACCCAAGAACGGAAACGGCTGGTGTAGGCGATGCGTGAGTCCAGGTCGCTGTAAAGCTCGAACGGCCCCATTTCCGCGCGCCGCCGGGCGATCAGGGACACGTTTTGCTGGACGGCCACGATCTCCGCGCCGGATTCCTCAAGGGTTGTCAAATACTCTTGCGATTGGGGCGTGAAATACGGGGCGGCAAGGGCCTCGCAGCGGACCAGGTATTCGCCGGGCGGGGTTCGCTCGAAGCCGAAACGCAGCGGCCCGCTGTCAACGACCGCCCAGCCTTGGGCGGCCTGCCTGTTCAGCCACCGCTCGGTCGGGTCGACCATCAAGGACATGTAGAAACGGCGTCTTGTCGCCTTCGGCAGCTTGGCCAGGTGCTTCTCGAAGACCGGGTCGCCTTCCACCTCGAAGCCGCCGGACGCGGTGAACACCCGGCGCTTCCTCGCGGCGCTCTTCGGCCCGCGCTGCTTGACCAGGTTCACAGTGGGTCTCCTTCCAGAACGCGTGCGCCGTTGGCGGCCAGTTCCCGCAGGCGGCCCAACTCCGAGGTCAGGGCCTCGCGGCCCGCCTGGGTCAGGGAGTACTCCTTCCGCCGGGAGTCAGGGTCCGCCGGCAGTTCCTCGATCCAGCCCTTCCCGGCGAGGGTGGAGAGCGCTCCGTAGAGCGTGCCCGCCGCCAGGGTGACCCGCCCTCCGCTCATCTCCTCGACTTGTTGCATGATGCCGTAGCCGTGCCGTTTGCCCCGGGCCAGGGAGAGCAGGATGTAGTAGACCGACTCGGTCAACGCGACGCCGCCGGGCATGGCCGCCATCCTTTCCGCGTCCTCCATAAGGCTGATCTCTCCGATGGCCGATGTACCGCTCAACGGTATATCGGATCACGATATAAGAACTATATCGGCCCCCGATACAGTCCGCAACCCGAATTCGCGGTCCTCGATCAGGCCGCACGGGGCGTGGCCGTCAAGCGGTGACGACCTCCACGTGCCGCCTGTCCAACGGCGCCAAAGCCTGAGCAATCCCGTTGTCCAAAGTGGCGAGCACCAGGCCATGCCTGGCCGCCAGATTGACCAGCTGGAAGTCGGTCACCTGCCGGTATCCGGACAGATGGTCGAGGTCTATGAGGGGATCGCCGAGGGAAGAGTCGTCGGCCACGAAGCGGTGCCCGGGCAAACGCCTGATGGCCGCCAGCGCACCCAGGGCGACGGCGGTCGTTTGACCGCTGACGTGTGGGTTCGCCACCAACCGGACGAGCGCGGACTCGGTCAGCGGAGTGGTCGCGAATTCGCCGATGCCCGCGAACCAAGCGCGCGCGACCGGATGGAAGGCGTGGCGTGGGTCGAATAGGGCCACCATCAGGTTCACGTCGAGCAAATAGGCCGTCACGTCGGGTCGCCATCGCGATGCTCGGCCACCAACTCGTTGGTGATCACGCGGTCGTCCGGCGCATCCGCCAGAACCGGGAAACCGTCTTCGTTGACACCGATCCGCGGCGTCTCAAAACCTCTGGCGGCCAACCGCGACACGGCCGCGCCCAGCGAAATACGCTCGTGGCTGGCCAGCGACCGGGCCACCGCGAGTACCTTGGGGTCAAGATCAAGGGTCGTTCTCATGCGTTGATGCTATCAGCATTTGCGCATCGCGGCATCAACAGGAGGTGCCGCGCTTCGGCGCTGCGGCGGCGGCCGGCCAATATGCGCCAGTCGCCGCAGCCAAAATGATCGGACCAAAATGCGGAATGATGGCGTGGTGCCTCGTTGCCAAGTGCTTGCGTAGTTTGGGTCACATAGGCGGCCTGGGCTCGGGTAACATGTGGGCTGTTCGGACACCCAGGTGCCACGCCCTCCCTCACCTTAGGAGCCACGATGAAGCCCTTCGCCGATTCGGCCCGTTCCAATCAACACCCGGCCCGCGCCGTGTTCCCTTGGCTGTTGTCGCGCCGGGCCTTCCGCGTTCGGCGGGGTGTGGCGGCCGGGGTAGGCGCGGTCTTGGCGGTCACCCTGGCCCCGGCCCCGGCGTGGGCCGTGTCGCATGGGGAGGTGTTCGACCCGGCGCGGGAATGCACCATTGTGGGCACCAACCTGGGCGAGGTCCTCAAGGGCACTGACGGCGATGATGTGATCTGCGGCGGTGGCGGGGGCGACACCATCAAGGCTGGAGCCGGGAACGACATCATCTACGGCGACGGTGGTGGCGACACCATTTACGCGGGACCCGGCGACGACTTGGTGTACGGCGGCGACGGCGGCGACACCATTAAGGGCGAGGACGGCCAGGACCGGGTCTTCGGCGAGGCGGGCGGCGACACGGTGCACGCCGGGCCCGGCGACGATTACCTGGACGGCGGCGACGGCGGGGACACCTTGTGGGGCGAAGCGGGCGCGGATGTGATCGAGCCGGGGGACGGCGCGGACACCGCCCGGGGCGGTGACGGCGAGGACCGGATCACGGATTCCGGCGCGGGCGGCGGCGACACGCTCTGGGGCGACGCGGGCGACGACAGGATCTGGGGCGGCGACGGCGCCGACTCGCTGGCCGGCGGCGCGGGCGCCGACTGGCTGTGGGGGGAGGCCGGCAATGACTCCTTGGACGGGGACGCGGGACATGACGCCTGCGTGGGCGGAGCGGGCACGAACGCCTGGTATT contains:
- a CDS encoding DUF2812 domain-containing protein, producing the protein MNLVKQRGPKSAARKRRVFTASGGFEVEGDPVFEKHLAKLPKATRRRFYMSLMVDPTERWLNRQAAQGWAVVDSGPLRFGFERTPPGEYLVRCEALAAPYFTPQSQEYLTTLEESGAEIVAVQQNVSLIARRRAEMGPFELYSDLDSRIAYTSRFRSWVRKRLRMTALAELFALAILPACAALDWAVHQEVASWWQAMRELAAFGHGVFLWYFGALSAFAAVCALLLGVAGVKLTRELDRLFAERTIHE
- a CDS encoding DUF4143 domain-containing protein — encoded protein: RLAATHIYGAKGVGKTATALQRSASVISFDQVRDRELFQADPDSIEARTPPLLIDEWQRQPEVWDRVRQSVDAGVADGQYIIAGSASPPRGTQVHSGAGRIVSFMMRPLALAERGLGETTVSLGDMLRGEAKATGRTKLKLAEYVDEITASGFPAIRPQPERIRGRLLDSYISNVVQREFPEQGYPVRKPNALLQWMAAYAAATANTTSYNRILDAAMPGVSDKPSKPAAIAYRQVLSRLWLLDPVEAWSPTEARIERLTWAPKHYLADPALAARLLKVDAGALLRGSQGTRSHLRDGNLLGSLFEHLVAMSVKTYAQAVDSEVRHLRTHGGQHEVDLVVENSAGRVVALDVKLTATPVADDVKQLLWLRDRLGANFADGAVITCGSQAYRRKDGIAVIPAALLGP
- a CDS encoding helix-turn-helix transcriptional regulator, translating into MSGTSAIGEISLMEDAERMAAMPGGVALTESVYYILLSLARGKRHGYGIMQQVEEMSGGRVTLAAGTLYGALSTLAGKGWIEELPADPDSRRKEYSLTQAGREALTSELGRLRELAANGARVLEGDPL
- a CDS encoding DUF2812 domain-containing protein, yielding MNPIKRHASKSGPVKRRVFTGSGTFEVAGDLVFDKHLAELPKATRRRFYMSLMVDPMERWLNEQAAQGWAVVGGGPLRFGFEQTPPGEYLVRCEILATPYFTPESQEYLATVAESGAQIVAIEQSVFLVVRRRAALGPFELYSDLDSRIAYTSRIRSWIRQSVKRMALMELLALALILAAETLDWATQSDPGSWWDALRGLLTELAAFAHGAVLWFLCILYGLSAICAIPLGIASAKLTRELNRLSAERAIHE
- a CDS encoding ATP-binding cassette domain-containing protein; amino-acid sequence: MRLTIEDVTHRYGRKADRDALASVNLALMDGTATAIMGPSGSGKSTLLSVAAGLLEPSHGTAVLATASGRSASGHALRAETAWVFQAIHMLAKRSAADNVMLGCVRQTTSIARARERALAEIAKVGLAGRAAARIEELSGGEVQRVAVARAFAQDRPLIIADEPTAQLDRGNTVLVADALRAAARGRVVLVATHDEFLARQLHRIVRLRDGAVAADQAWDAGAP